The window ACTGGAATACTTATCAAGCTGCGATGGATGCAAAATTTGAAGAACGAAGCCAAATGAAAGAGGCTGAACGCCCGCAGTTACCGGAGGACGAAGCTTATATTACTGAATCCGCTTATCTGATGTTGACCGCTGATCCAAAAGTTAACCTTAGTCCTGAAGAAAAGCTATAGGTTATAATTCGCCATAAAGTTGGTGTAAGCATATGCTTACATGTAATGACGCCTTAGCCACTTACTAACAACAGTCCAATCTGCGATTATACAGTCACAGCACGATTTGAACGATACTGTTTATTTATACTAGGGATTGGTATTTATAGGTAGTTTATAGATTGGGTCAGGGATGGCTTGCTGAGTAAGGATGATAGGGCAGGATGCCCGTTGGTTGCCTCGTACTTGGGATTGAGTATGGTGTAACGTTAACAAGGATGGTTAGTAATTGAGACCGTATAGCGCTTGTCGTTATACGGTTTTATTACGTTTGTCAGCCTGTAACGGTTAATCTATAAGTTAGTAATATAAAAGGTTTTCAGTACTATGCAATTATTTTATTTACATAAATTAAGTACATAAAAAAGCCAGTAGACATTGCTACTGGCTTTTTTTGCTTCGAGCGACTGAGTTTTAAGCAACAATTAATTTAATTAAACGGCCACCTAAAATTCAGTAATAATGCTCTATACGTTTGCTATAAGCTTAGTGCTCAACGCCGCCAGCACCATGTACATGGCCATGGCCTAGTTCTTCTTCAGTAGCCGCACGAACTTCTTGGATTTCAACATCAAAAGTTAAACGCTTGCCCGCTAACGGATGGTTAGCATCAACAGTCACTTCTTCGTCGTTCACTTCAGTTACTGTCACTAGCATTACTTGCTCGCCCGCTTGTGACTGGAACTGCATACCAGGCTGGATATCATCAACACCTTGGAAGTTATCACGTGGTACATGTTGTACCGCTTGCTCTTGGTATTCGCCATAGCCATCAACAGGCTCAACAACAGCATTGACTTTTTCGCCAGTAGATTTGCCTTCTAGTTGTTGCTCAAGGCCTGGAATGATGTTGCTGTGTCCATGTAAATAAGCAAGCGGTTGCCCTTCTGGAGACTGATCAAGGATAGTACCTTCGTCATCTTTTAGGGTATAGTTAAACTTGACGGCAGTGTCTTTTGCGATAGTAGTCATAAATTATCCTAAATATATCGATATAAAAATTTAAATACGGTTGCAATAAACCTAAAAAAGCCAATCAACCAGCTAAAAAGCCACGTCATCAGTTAATTATCGTCAGTTTATTCGGGTAACTTTAACAGTTAGCATCTTTAATTGAGATGGCCCACATAACTTTCAAGGTAAAAACCATAAAAATTGCCAATTAGTACATTAATTATTATAAAAACCGAAGTTCTCATGATAATAGCAGGGCAGTTGTTGCTTATTCACGGTTTGTCAGTTGCGTTTTTAACATAGGACTTTTACCATAATGATAAATACAACGATAAGAATTGATTATGACTAAATCTCAAATAAATGATGTAGCAACGACTACTGATATTAATTACCGGCTCAATTTTGAGCGCTTTTTGGAACATCTGGTTGATGTCACCTTAACCTTTACGGCCAGTAATGACGCTCCTTGTCTATGGTTACCGGCATGGATTCCAGGCAGTTATCTCATGCGGGAATTTGCTCGCCATATCACGGCGGTGCACTATCAAATAGAAGACAGACAGATTGTAGATGAGGATAAAGTATCTAATAAAGACCAACAGGCGACTAATCACTACAAAAACACTAATCACCGTGCCCAAAAAATAGATAAAAATACCTGGCAGCTGCCAAAAGTTGAAGCAGGGCAAGTGCTACACGTACATTATGAAGTCTATTGCTATGATTTATCGGTGCGTACCGCCTATGTTGATCAGCAGCGTTTATATGGCAATTTTACCTCGTTGGCCTTAGCGGTTGAGGGGCAAGAGCAGTCACCTGTGCAAGTAAGTTTGCTCGTACCAGAAGTGTTTTTGGCTGCCCAAAACCTCGAAAATCAACATTCAGGCAATGAAGAAGAAAGCAAAAATCTAAGCAATGTGGTGTTGGCATGCGGACTTGACGCCACTCATTTGCAAAGTGTCAGTCAAGAGGGTGATGGTCAACATGGCTATGGATTACAAGCAGATAACTACTATCAACTGATTGATCATCCGTTTGAGATTTCGATGCAACAAAGGTTTGACTTCATTATTCAAGATGATGAGCACCAAACCCTAAGCCATCGATTTTTTCTCTCGGGTAAGCATACTGCTAATATGGGACGGTTACAGCAAGATGTTACCCAAATTTGCCAGACCTATCTGAATTGGCTAGGCGATGCACCGTTCAACGATTACACCTTTATGACCTATGCCAGCGGTCAAGATTATGGCGGACTTGAGCACATCAATTCTACCAGCTTAATTATCCCGCGCCGCGATTTGCCCAGCGCCAATGAGCCAGATTTACCGAGCGCTGCTTATCAGCGTTTCTTAGGACTCTGTAGCCATGAATATTTTCATGCGTGGTGGGTCAAAACCGTACGCCCTGATGTCATGTTAGATGTTGATTTGCGCAAAGAAGCCTTTACGCCACTGCTATGGGTGTTTGAAGGCTTTACCTCTTATATTGACGACTTTATGTTGCAAGCATCTGGAGTCATTGATAAAGCCAGCTATTTGACCTTGTTAGCGGAACAAATTAATCGTTATCATCAGACTCAAGGACGTACGCAGCAAAGTGTCGCGGAATCGAGCTTTGATGCATGGATTAAGCTCTATCGTAATGATGAAAATACCGGAAACGCGGGCATCAGCTACTATAATAAAGGCGCGTTGGTAGCGCTGTGTTTGGATTTAACCCTATTACAAAAAAGCAAAGGTCGCTACCGTTTGTTCGATGTGGTCAAGGCATTTTATAGCCAAGCCAAACAGAAGAACAATCAGCGTATTGGCATTAGTTCTGCTGATATGGGTGCGGTGATTGGACAATTTATGCCAATAGCAGACTGGGAAGCGTTTGAGAGCCGCTACGTCAATGGCGTTGAAGAGTTGCCTCTTGAGCAGCTACTAGCTGCTAATGGCATTAAAATGCAAGCCGATAATAAAGAAACCGCAGACAAAAACATCCCTTGGGGCATGCGCTGTAGTGAGACCCCAGCTGGACTCAAAGTCAATCGGGTACAGCGTGATAGCCCCGCTGCCAAAGCAGGCATTTCGGCTCATGATGTGATTGTCGCGCTTGATGGTATTAAGGCAGATACTAAGCAGCTGTCTACTTTGTCAGTAGCACAACATGAGGTTGACTGCCATCTATTCCGCCGTGATGAGCTGATATGTGTAAAGGTTCAGCCAAAAACGAAAAAACAGAAAGAGCTTGAGAATAATGAGTCAGACGACGTTAACAAACCGTATCCTCATAAAGTAAGTTTGCGTTTAGCGGGGGCTGATAAGCTATCAGAATCAGAACAGGAAGCTGATAATCTTACGTCCACTCCGGTATGGCAAGCATGGCTTGAGGTAATGACACGTTATAAGGGTTAAGCCGAGAATTACCTATAGAAAAGTAGCTACTTATAAATAAGCAATTGATAAGCTCACAATAAAAAGCCCCTGCTAAACATAATTGTTTGGCAGGGGCTTTTAGCCATACGTTTTAAATTTAGACGTTAGGTTTATTAATCTTAGTAGGTTCTACGGCTTCCTTTGCATCTGAAGCGTTTTTTGTATCATCAGAAGTAACGCCAGCATCAGCGCCATAAGCAGCAATCCAGTTTTGCATCAGCTCA of the Psychrobacter sp. LV10R520-6 genome contains:
- a CDS encoding FKBP-type peptidyl-prolyl cis-trans isomerase — translated: MTTIAKDTAVKFNYTLKDDEGTILDQSPEGQPLAYLHGHSNIIPGLEQQLEGKSTGEKVNAVVEPVDGYGEYQEQAVQHVPRDNFQGVDDIQPGMQFQSQAGEQVMLVTVTEVNDEEVTVDANHPLAGKRLTFDVEIQEVRAATEEELGHGHVHGAGGVEH
- a CDS encoding M61 family metallopeptidase, with amino-acid sequence MTKSQINDVATTTDINYRLNFERFLEHLVDVTLTFTASNDAPCLWLPAWIPGSYLMREFARHITAVHYQIEDRQIVDEDKVSNKDQQATNHYKNTNHRAQKIDKNTWQLPKVEAGQVLHVHYEVYCYDLSVRTAYVDQQRLYGNFTSLALAVEGQEQSPVQVSLLVPEVFLAAQNLENQHSGNEEESKNLSNVVLACGLDATHLQSVSQEGDGQHGYGLQADNYYQLIDHPFEISMQQRFDFIIQDDEHQTLSHRFFLSGKHTANMGRLQQDVTQICQTYLNWLGDAPFNDYTFMTYASGQDYGGLEHINSTSLIIPRRDLPSANEPDLPSAAYQRFLGLCSHEYFHAWWVKTVRPDVMLDVDLRKEAFTPLLWVFEGFTSYIDDFMLQASGVIDKASYLTLLAEQINRYHQTQGRTQQSVAESSFDAWIKLYRNDENTGNAGISYYNKGALVALCLDLTLLQKSKGRYRLFDVVKAFYSQAKQKNNQRIGISSADMGAVIGQFMPIADWEAFESRYVNGVEELPLEQLLAANGIKMQADNKETADKNIPWGMRCSETPAGLKVNRVQRDSPAAKAGISAHDVIVALDGIKADTKQLSTLSVAQHEVDCHLFRRDELICVKVQPKTKKQKELENNESDDVNKPYPHKVSLRLAGADKLSESEQEADNLTSTPVWQAWLEVMTRYKG